A section of the Papio anubis isolate 15944 chromosome 16, Panubis1.0, whole genome shotgun sequence genome encodes:
- the LPIN3 gene encoding phosphatidate phosphatase LPIN3 isoform X2, whose translation MNYVGQLAETVFGTVKELYRGLNPATLSGGIDVLVVKQVDGSFRCSPFHVRFGKLGVLRSREKVVDIEINGEPVDLHMKLGDSGEAFFVQELESDEEHVPPGLCTSPIPWGGLSGFPSDSQVGNASEPEGLVMAGTASIGRRKRRRRRKPKQKEDAVATDSSSEELEAGAESELSLPEKPRPEPPGVQLEEKSSPQPKDIYPYSDGEWSPQASLSAGELTSPKSDSELEVRTPEPSPLRAESHMQWAWGRLPKVARAERPESSMVLEGRAEATSPPRGGPSTPSTSVAGSVDPSGPLIQQTEAGADLHPDTEDPTLVGPPLHTPETEETNTQSSGDMGLPPASKSWSWATLEGPVPTGQPERVSRGKGSPKRSQHLGPSDIYLDDLPSLDSENAALYFPQSDSGLGARRWSEPSSQKSLRDPNPEHEPEPTLDTVDTIALSLCGGLADSRDISLEKFSQHSVSYQDLTKNPGLLDDPNLVVKINGKHYNWAVAAPMILSLQAFQKNLPKSTMDKLEKEKMPRKGGRWWFSWRRRDFLAEERSAQREKTAAKEQQGEKTDVLSSDDDAPDSPVILEIPSLPPSTPPSTPTYKKSLRLSSDQIRRLNLQEGANDVVFSVTTQYQGTCRCKATIYLWKWDDKVVISDIDGTITKSDALGHILPQLGKDWTHQGITSLYHKIHLNGYKFLYCSARAIGMADLTKGYLQWVSEGGCSLPTGPILLSPSSLFSALHREVIEKKPEVFKVACLSDIQQLFLPHGQPFYAAFGNRPNDVFAYRQVGLPESRIFTVNPRGELIQELMKNHKSTYERLGEVVELLFPPVARGPSTDLANPEYSNFCYWREPLPTVDLDTLD comes from the exons ATGAACTATGTCGGGCAGCTGGCGGAGACGGTGTTTGGGACGGTGAAGGAGCTGTACCGGGGCCTGAACCCAGCCACGCTGAGTGGCGGCATTGACGTGCTGGTGGTGAAGCAGGTGGACGGCTCGTTCCGGTGCTCACCCTTCCACGTGCGTTTTGGCAAGCTGGGCGTCCTGCGGTCACGGGAGAAGGTG GTAGACATTGAGATCAATGGGGAGCCTGTGGACTTGCACATGAAGCTCGGCGACAGCGGGGAGGCCTTCTTCGTTCAGGAGCTGGAGAGCGATGAG GAACACGTGCCTCCCGGCCTGTGCACCTCACCCATCCCTTGGGGGGGTCTGTCTGGCTTCCCCTCAGACTCCCAGGTGGGCAATGCCAGTGAGCCTGAGGGCCTCGTCATGGCAGGCACGGCCTCCATTGGGCGGAGGAAGAGGCGTCGCAGGAGGAAGCCCAAGCAGAAGGAGGATGCAGTGGCAACTGATTCTAGTTCGGAGGAACTGGAGGCAGGCGCTGAGAGTGAGCTGTCCCTGCCGGAAAAGCCGAGGCCAGAGCCCCCAGG TGTCCAGTTGGAAGAGAAGTCTTCACCGCAGCCCAAAGACATCTACCCCTACTCGGATGGCGAGTGGTCCCCCCAGGCCAG CCTCTCAGCAGGTGAGCTAACATCCCCTAAGAGCGACTCAGAGCTGGAGGTGCGGACCCCGGAGCCCAGTCCCCTGAGAGCCGAGTCCCACATGCAGTGGGCCTGGGGGAGGCTGCCTAAG GTGGCCAGAGCTGAGCGGCCCGAGTCCTCAATGGTCCTTGAAGGCAGAGCTGAGGCAACCTCTCCTCCTCGGGGAGGACCCAGCACTCCCTCTACCTCTGTGGCTGGCAGCGTGGACCCTTCGGGACCCCTAATCCAGCAAACAGAGGCTGGTGCCGACCTTCATCCTGACACAGAGGATCCCACTCTAGTGGGTCCCCCTCTCCACACCCCAGAGACAGAGGAAACCAACACTCAGAGCTCTGGGGACATgggcctccctcctgcctccaagTCATGGAGCTGGGCCACTCTGGAGGGTCCAGTTCCCACTGGGCAGCCAGAGAGGGTCTCCAGGGGGAAAG GCTCCCCAAAGAGAAGTCAGCACCTGGGCCCCAGTGACATCTACCTGGACGACTTGCCCTCCCTGGACTCTGAGAATGCAGCACTTTACTTCCCCCAGAG TGACTCTGGGCTGGGAGCCAGAAGATGGAGTGAACCCAGCAGTCAGAAGTCCCTGAGGGACCCCAACCCTGAACATGAACCTGAACCCACTCTGGACACAGTAGATACAATAGCACTGTCCCTCTGTGGTGGACTGGCTGACAGCCGGGACATCTCCCTAG AGAAATTCAGCCAGCACAGCGTCTCCTACCAGGACCTCACCAAAAACCCCGGACTTTTGGATGACCCAAACCTAGTGGTGAAAATCAATGGGAA GCATTATAACTGGGCTGTGGCTGCCCCCATGATCCTCTCCCTGCAAGCCTTCCAGaaaaacttgcccaag AGCACCATGGACAAGCTGGAGAAGGAGAAGATGCCCCGGAAGGGTGGGCGATGGTGGTTTTCCTGGCGACGCAGGGACTTCCTGGCCGAGGAG CGCAGTGCCCAGAGGGAGAAGACTGCAGCCAAGGAACAGCAGGG ggagaagacagatgTCCTGAGCAGTGATGACGACGCCCCAGACAGCCCTGTGATCCTCGAGATCCCCTCCTTGCCACCCTCCACTCCACCCTCCACTCCCACCTACAAGAAGTCCCTCCGCCTTTCCTCCGATCAGATT CGGCGCCTGAACCTGCAAGAAGGTGCCAATGATGTGGTGTTCAGTGTGACCACTCAGTACCAGGGCACCTGCCGCTGCAAGGCCACCATCTACCTGTGGAAATGGGACGACAAGGTGGTCATCTCTGACATCGACGGCACCATCACCAA GTCGGACGCTCTGGGTCATATCCTGCCCCAGCTGGGGAAAGACTGGACACACCAGGGCATCACCAGTCTCTATCACAAAATCCACCT AAATGGGTACAAGTTCCTGTACTGCTCGGCGCGGGCCATTGGCATGGCGGACCTCACCAAGGGGTACCTGCAGTGGGTGAGCGAGGGGGGCTGTAGCCTCCCCACGGGCCCCATCCTTCTGTCTCCCAGCAGCCTCTTCTCTGCCCTCCACAG AGAGGTGATTGAGAAGAAACCAGAGGTGTTCAAGGTCGCCTGCCTGAGTGACATCCAGCAGCTGTTTCTGCCCCATGGACAGCCCTTCTATGCTGCCTTTGGGAACAGGCCCAAT GATGTCTTTGCCTACCGGCAGGTGGGCCTACCTGAGTCACGCATCTTCACAGTCAACCCCCGGGGAGAGCTCATCCAGGAGCTCATGAAGAACCACAAGTCCAC GTATGAGCGGCTTGGTGAGGTGGTCGAGCTCCTCTTCCCACCTGTGGCCCGTGGCCCCAGCACAGACCTGGCCAACCCTGAATACAGTAACTTCTGCTACTGGCGGGAGCCACTGCCCACTGTGGACCTTGATACCCTGGACTGA
- the LPIN3 gene encoding phosphatidate phosphatase LPIN3 isoform X1 — MNYVGQLAETVFGTVKELYRGLNPATLSGGIDVLVVKQVDGSFRCSPFHVRFGKLGVLRSREKVVDIEINGEPVDLHMKLGDSGEAFFVQELESDEEHVPPGLCTSPIPWGGLSGFPSDSQVGNASEPEGLVMAGTASIGRRKRRRRRKPKQKEDAVATDSSSEELEAGAESELSLPEKPRPEPPGSVQLEEKSSPQPKDIYPYSDGEWSPQASLSAGELTSPKSDSELEVRTPEPSPLRAESHMQWAWGRLPKVARAERPESSMVLEGRAEATSPPRGGPSTPSTSVAGSVDPSGPLIQQTEAGADLHPDTEDPTLVGPPLHTPETEETNTQSSGDMGLPPASKSWSWATLEGPVPTGQPERVSRGKGSPKRSQHLGPSDIYLDDLPSLDSENAALYFPQSDSGLGARRWSEPSSQKSLRDPNPEHEPEPTLDTVDTIALSLCGGLADSRDISLEKFSQHSVSYQDLTKNPGLLDDPNLVVKINGKHYNWAVAAPMILSLQAFQKNLPKSTMDKLEKEKMPRKGGRWWFSWRRRDFLAEERSAQREKTAAKEQQGEKTDVLSSDDDAPDSPVILEIPSLPPSTPPSTPTYKKSLRLSSDQIRRLNLQEGANDVVFSVTTQYQGTCRCKATIYLWKWDDKVVISDIDGTITKSDALGHILPQLGKDWTHQGITSLYHKIHLNGYKFLYCSARAIGMADLTKGYLQWVSEGGCSLPTGPILLSPSSLFSALHREVIEKKPEVFKVACLSDIQQLFLPHGQPFYAAFGNRPNDVFAYRQVGLPESRIFTVNPRGELIQELMKNHKSTYERLGEVVELLFPPVARGPSTDLANPEYSNFCYWREPLPTVDLDTLD; from the exons ATGAACTATGTCGGGCAGCTGGCGGAGACGGTGTTTGGGACGGTGAAGGAGCTGTACCGGGGCCTGAACCCAGCCACGCTGAGTGGCGGCATTGACGTGCTGGTGGTGAAGCAGGTGGACGGCTCGTTCCGGTGCTCACCCTTCCACGTGCGTTTTGGCAAGCTGGGCGTCCTGCGGTCACGGGAGAAGGTG GTAGACATTGAGATCAATGGGGAGCCTGTGGACTTGCACATGAAGCTCGGCGACAGCGGGGAGGCCTTCTTCGTTCAGGAGCTGGAGAGCGATGAG GAACACGTGCCTCCCGGCCTGTGCACCTCACCCATCCCTTGGGGGGGTCTGTCTGGCTTCCCCTCAGACTCCCAGGTGGGCAATGCCAGTGAGCCTGAGGGCCTCGTCATGGCAGGCACGGCCTCCATTGGGCGGAGGAAGAGGCGTCGCAGGAGGAAGCCCAAGCAGAAGGAGGATGCAGTGGCAACTGATTCTAGTTCGGAGGAACTGGAGGCAGGCGCTGAGAGTGAGCTGTCCCTGCCGGAAAAGCCGAGGCCAGAGCCCCCAGG CAGTGTCCAGTTGGAAGAGAAGTCTTCACCGCAGCCCAAAGACATCTACCCCTACTCGGATGGCGAGTGGTCCCCCCAGGCCAG CCTCTCAGCAGGTGAGCTAACATCCCCTAAGAGCGACTCAGAGCTGGAGGTGCGGACCCCGGAGCCCAGTCCCCTGAGAGCCGAGTCCCACATGCAGTGGGCCTGGGGGAGGCTGCCTAAG GTGGCCAGAGCTGAGCGGCCCGAGTCCTCAATGGTCCTTGAAGGCAGAGCTGAGGCAACCTCTCCTCCTCGGGGAGGACCCAGCACTCCCTCTACCTCTGTGGCTGGCAGCGTGGACCCTTCGGGACCCCTAATCCAGCAAACAGAGGCTGGTGCCGACCTTCATCCTGACACAGAGGATCCCACTCTAGTGGGTCCCCCTCTCCACACCCCAGAGACAGAGGAAACCAACACTCAGAGCTCTGGGGACATgggcctccctcctgcctccaagTCATGGAGCTGGGCCACTCTGGAGGGTCCAGTTCCCACTGGGCAGCCAGAGAGGGTCTCCAGGGGGAAAG GCTCCCCAAAGAGAAGTCAGCACCTGGGCCCCAGTGACATCTACCTGGACGACTTGCCCTCCCTGGACTCTGAGAATGCAGCACTTTACTTCCCCCAGAG TGACTCTGGGCTGGGAGCCAGAAGATGGAGTGAACCCAGCAGTCAGAAGTCCCTGAGGGACCCCAACCCTGAACATGAACCTGAACCCACTCTGGACACAGTAGATACAATAGCACTGTCCCTCTGTGGTGGACTGGCTGACAGCCGGGACATCTCCCTAG AGAAATTCAGCCAGCACAGCGTCTCCTACCAGGACCTCACCAAAAACCCCGGACTTTTGGATGACCCAAACCTAGTGGTGAAAATCAATGGGAA GCATTATAACTGGGCTGTGGCTGCCCCCATGATCCTCTCCCTGCAAGCCTTCCAGaaaaacttgcccaag AGCACCATGGACAAGCTGGAGAAGGAGAAGATGCCCCGGAAGGGTGGGCGATGGTGGTTTTCCTGGCGACGCAGGGACTTCCTGGCCGAGGAG CGCAGTGCCCAGAGGGAGAAGACTGCAGCCAAGGAACAGCAGGG ggagaagacagatgTCCTGAGCAGTGATGACGACGCCCCAGACAGCCCTGTGATCCTCGAGATCCCCTCCTTGCCACCCTCCACTCCACCCTCCACTCCCACCTACAAGAAGTCCCTCCGCCTTTCCTCCGATCAGATT CGGCGCCTGAACCTGCAAGAAGGTGCCAATGATGTGGTGTTCAGTGTGACCACTCAGTACCAGGGCACCTGCCGCTGCAAGGCCACCATCTACCTGTGGAAATGGGACGACAAGGTGGTCATCTCTGACATCGACGGCACCATCACCAA GTCGGACGCTCTGGGTCATATCCTGCCCCAGCTGGGGAAAGACTGGACACACCAGGGCATCACCAGTCTCTATCACAAAATCCACCT AAATGGGTACAAGTTCCTGTACTGCTCGGCGCGGGCCATTGGCATGGCGGACCTCACCAAGGGGTACCTGCAGTGGGTGAGCGAGGGGGGCTGTAGCCTCCCCACGGGCCCCATCCTTCTGTCTCCCAGCAGCCTCTTCTCTGCCCTCCACAG AGAGGTGATTGAGAAGAAACCAGAGGTGTTCAAGGTCGCCTGCCTGAGTGACATCCAGCAGCTGTTTCTGCCCCATGGACAGCCCTTCTATGCTGCCTTTGGGAACAGGCCCAAT GATGTCTTTGCCTACCGGCAGGTGGGCCTACCTGAGTCACGCATCTTCACAGTCAACCCCCGGGGAGAGCTCATCCAGGAGCTCATGAAGAACCACAAGTCCAC GTATGAGCGGCTTGGTGAGGTGGTCGAGCTCCTCTTCCCACCTGTGGCCCGTGGCCCCAGCACAGACCTGGCCAACCCTGAATACAGTAACTTCTGCTACTGGCGGGAGCCACTGCCCACTGTGGACCTTGATACCCTGGACTGA
- the LPIN3 gene encoding phosphatidate phosphatase LPIN3 isoform X3 gives MAGTASIGRRKRRRRRKPKQKEDAVATDSSSEELEAGAESELSLPEKPRPEPPGSVQLEEKSSPQPKDIYPYSDGEWSPQASLSAGELTSPKSDSELEVRTPEPSPLRAESHMQWAWGRLPKVARAERPESSMVLEGRAEATSPPRGGPSTPSTSVAGSVDPSGPLIQQTEAGADLHPDTEDPTLVGPPLHTPETEETNTQSSGDMGLPPASKSWSWATLEGPVPTGQPERVSRGKGSPKRSQHLGPSDIYLDDLPSLDSENAALYFPQSDSGLGARRWSEPSSQKSLRDPNPEHEPEPTLDTVDTIALSLCGGLADSRDISLEKFSQHSVSYQDLTKNPGLLDDPNLVVKINGKHYNWAVAAPMILSLQAFQKNLPKSTMDKLEKEKMPRKGGRWWFSWRRRDFLAEERSAQREKTAAKEQQGEKTDVLSSDDDAPDSPVILEIPSLPPSTPPSTPTYKKSLRLSSDQIRRLNLQEGANDVVFSVTTQYQGTCRCKATIYLWKWDDKVVISDIDGTITKSDALGHILPQLGKDWTHQGITSLYHKIHLNGYKFLYCSARAIGMADLTKGYLQWVSEGGCSLPTGPILLSPSSLFSALHREVIEKKPEVFKVACLSDIQQLFLPHGQPFYAAFGNRPNDVFAYRQVGLPESRIFTVNPRGELIQELMKNHKSTYERLGEVVELLFPPVARGPSTDLANPEYSNFCYWREPLPTVDLDTLD, from the exons ATGGCAGGCACGGCCTCCATTGGGCGGAGGAAGAGGCGTCGCAGGAGGAAGCCCAAGCAGAAGGAGGATGCAGTGGCAACTGATTCTAGTTCGGAGGAACTGGAGGCAGGCGCTGAGAGTGAGCTGTCCCTGCCGGAAAAGCCGAGGCCAGAGCCCCCAGG CAGTGTCCAGTTGGAAGAGAAGTCTTCACCGCAGCCCAAAGACATCTACCCCTACTCGGATGGCGAGTGGTCCCCCCAGGCCAG CCTCTCAGCAGGTGAGCTAACATCCCCTAAGAGCGACTCAGAGCTGGAGGTGCGGACCCCGGAGCCCAGTCCCCTGAGAGCCGAGTCCCACATGCAGTGGGCCTGGGGGAGGCTGCCTAAG GTGGCCAGAGCTGAGCGGCCCGAGTCCTCAATGGTCCTTGAAGGCAGAGCTGAGGCAACCTCTCCTCCTCGGGGAGGACCCAGCACTCCCTCTACCTCTGTGGCTGGCAGCGTGGACCCTTCGGGACCCCTAATCCAGCAAACAGAGGCTGGTGCCGACCTTCATCCTGACACAGAGGATCCCACTCTAGTGGGTCCCCCTCTCCACACCCCAGAGACAGAGGAAACCAACACTCAGAGCTCTGGGGACATgggcctccctcctgcctccaagTCATGGAGCTGGGCCACTCTGGAGGGTCCAGTTCCCACTGGGCAGCCAGAGAGGGTCTCCAGGGGGAAAG GCTCCCCAAAGAGAAGTCAGCACCTGGGCCCCAGTGACATCTACCTGGACGACTTGCCCTCCCTGGACTCTGAGAATGCAGCACTTTACTTCCCCCAGAG TGACTCTGGGCTGGGAGCCAGAAGATGGAGTGAACCCAGCAGTCAGAAGTCCCTGAGGGACCCCAACCCTGAACATGAACCTGAACCCACTCTGGACACAGTAGATACAATAGCACTGTCCCTCTGTGGTGGACTGGCTGACAGCCGGGACATCTCCCTAG AGAAATTCAGCCAGCACAGCGTCTCCTACCAGGACCTCACCAAAAACCCCGGACTTTTGGATGACCCAAACCTAGTGGTGAAAATCAATGGGAA GCATTATAACTGGGCTGTGGCTGCCCCCATGATCCTCTCCCTGCAAGCCTTCCAGaaaaacttgcccaag AGCACCATGGACAAGCTGGAGAAGGAGAAGATGCCCCGGAAGGGTGGGCGATGGTGGTTTTCCTGGCGACGCAGGGACTTCCTGGCCGAGGAG CGCAGTGCCCAGAGGGAGAAGACTGCAGCCAAGGAACAGCAGGG ggagaagacagatgTCCTGAGCAGTGATGACGACGCCCCAGACAGCCCTGTGATCCTCGAGATCCCCTCCTTGCCACCCTCCACTCCACCCTCCACTCCCACCTACAAGAAGTCCCTCCGCCTTTCCTCCGATCAGATT CGGCGCCTGAACCTGCAAGAAGGTGCCAATGATGTGGTGTTCAGTGTGACCACTCAGTACCAGGGCACCTGCCGCTGCAAGGCCACCATCTACCTGTGGAAATGGGACGACAAGGTGGTCATCTCTGACATCGACGGCACCATCACCAA GTCGGACGCTCTGGGTCATATCCTGCCCCAGCTGGGGAAAGACTGGACACACCAGGGCATCACCAGTCTCTATCACAAAATCCACCT AAATGGGTACAAGTTCCTGTACTGCTCGGCGCGGGCCATTGGCATGGCGGACCTCACCAAGGGGTACCTGCAGTGGGTGAGCGAGGGGGGCTGTAGCCTCCCCACGGGCCCCATCCTTCTGTCTCCCAGCAGCCTCTTCTCTGCCCTCCACAG AGAGGTGATTGAGAAGAAACCAGAGGTGTTCAAGGTCGCCTGCCTGAGTGACATCCAGCAGCTGTTTCTGCCCCATGGACAGCCCTTCTATGCTGCCTTTGGGAACAGGCCCAAT GATGTCTTTGCCTACCGGCAGGTGGGCCTACCTGAGTCACGCATCTTCACAGTCAACCCCCGGGGAGAGCTCATCCAGGAGCTCATGAAGAACCACAAGTCCAC GTATGAGCGGCTTGGTGAGGTGGTCGAGCTCCTCTTCCCACCTGTGGCCCGTGGCCCCAGCACAGACCTGGCCAACCCTGAATACAGTAACTTCTGCTACTGGCGGGAGCCACTGCCCACTGTGGACCTTGATACCCTGGACTGA